TTTTATAGTCGTCAGCTATTTCCTGAGATACAGTTAGTTGCTTCAAATGCTTCATTATGTTGTTAAATTTACTCTTTTTGGATTGACAGAACTAGGTGTCTCAAAATCATATAATACCCCCCTTACTCCAGTGACATAATAAATCTTATTTTTCTAACTAAACATTAAGGTCCAAATTACTAATTGTCTCTGTTTATGCTATTGGAGTTCAGCTTTGGAATCATGAGTTTTAAGAAGCAAATAATTAAATAGAGTTTAACTTTCCTATATTGAGAGTGTCCGAACAATTAAATAGAGTTTAACTTTCCTATATTGAGAGTGTCCGAACAATAAGCGACAACAACCTACTATAACAAGTTAAATTACACCCAACTTCCATACACTGACAGTATCTGTATCTGAACTAAAAGAGACAACAACCTGCTATAACAAGTTAAATTATACTGACAATGTAAATTCCTAATGATGTTATTTGGAGGGGGGTGGGGGTTGGAGGAGATGGTTTCCACACTATTTGAACATTTAACCACtataagatttttttttcctACCTGAAAAAAATCTGTCCATTAAATAGATAATGAAAGAATCTGTTCACAAACATAAAATACTCACAAAAACAACTTGAAATGCTCTTACACAGCTTCTTATTTGGCTAGGAATATAACCTATATGCTTATACTACTCATAATTTTGTACCTTATCTAATGGGGGCTAAGTCTATGCAAGAAACAAAATTGAAAGAAtatgcaaaaaagaaaaaggaacttCCCTCACTAATTTACATTTATTTTTGTTACCTATACTTGTATCTGGTTTGCATGGATTGTTTATGAGCTCTTTTTCGCGCTCTTAATGTTGCGCATTCTCATTACAAGCTTCTGTCTTTCTCCTTCTACCTCTGCAAATTTTAGGCTTATTTCTGAATATCTCCCTTGCATTTCCTTCAGTTCAACTTCCATTAACTTGTTCCTCTCCCTCAGTAGTTCCATTTCTTTTGATAGTACTTCAAGATTTCCGGTATTAGATGCTGCGTTTTCCATTTCCTTGTCCGATGAACAGATGTTGCTGCTGCATTTCATTATATGGTCATTGTCAATTAGAAACACCGAAGAGAAGACAATTATTGTGAAGAGACATCAACATTAATTAGTCTTGGACTCAGTTTATTTGGGAAAATGTATGTATAGCCAAAACTGGACCGCCCCTCAAATTGGGTTAAGTTATACATGTTCAAGTTGACTCGATAGTGATTTTCATCTTTGTCAAAAGTAAAGGATCAATCTTGAACGCGGGATTCATACCTCTCTGTAGACGATGTTTGACACGTATTTTCATCTTCTGTGCATGTTGTAATCGCAAGATTTAGATCTTCCGTAACCACCTGTACCAAAGTATCATCTTTCAGATACTCTTAAATAATACTCCTTCCTTTCATTTATATGACGGTATTTGACTAGgcagagtttaagaaagaaacaaCGACTTTTAGCACATACAAAGAGTACCCTTAAAAGGTTACAAGAGAATGTCATTAACGTGTACTGGAAAAGTTAAATGTTaaagaatttttaaaaatatagaaatgtgtcattcttttcaaacatattaaaaagaaaagaactcCATATAAAGTGGAACAAAAAGAGTAAGAGCCAAACAACCTTAAAATCACAATATCGGCGATTTACACCAGAACGCTACTTTGCTAACTAACTTCAATCATGACTAGTTCAATGCTGATAACTATATGTCTGCTCCTCACCCAATTAAGTCTTCAAATAGGGCAGACTGTATTATGTCTAATATTAAAAGAATAGAATTAAGAAGTTTTCGTGCCAACTCTAATTTAGAAGATAAGTTTTTTGCTACTAACCTTTTGGGACTTTTGTTCGCCGAGTCTTTCCGTGCTATGTCGGAGTTCTTCTAATCTTCTTTCTAACTCTTCGATTTTGTCTTGAAGATCTTTCTCCTTCTCCGTAAACGAATTCGATAAGCTATCAAGTGCATTTTCCTTCAGCTTGATCTGACCCTGTGATGATGGAACAAAAACTAAGACTGATCACACTCCTACGATTTACAACTACATTTAGGCAGATCAAATAAAGATGAATATTACCTCAAGTAACTTTATTATCTCTTTTAGACTTGCAAATCGATCATTTGCATCTTCGAGCTTTTCGTCCAAACTATTCAATGCATTCTCTTTCTCTATCAGATCATCTTTTAACTGGGATACCTGCTTTCTCAAAATTTCTTTCTCCAATTCATCCTCAAACAAAGAGCTCTTCATTTCTTTGCATTCAGATATAAGGATATCTACTTCCAAGTGCAGTTCCGCAATTAATGTGTCCTTCTCATCAATAAGCGACCTCGTACTGTTTAGTTCCTTCACGGTATCCATAGCTTCTCTTTCCACTAAAGCTAGCCTAGTTTCcagttctcttctttcactgtgaCCTTGTTCTATAACCAATTGCATGTCCTCAATCGATTTCCTCGTCTTTTCCAACTCATTCGCCAGAGTGTTCTTATGTTCTTCATGCTGAGAAAGGATAATATTTTCTGTCAATAGATTTTCAATCTCCTCTTTAAGAGAGATGATTTTCTGTGACAGGTGCTGCTCAGTTTCTTCAGCCAGAACTTCTTGTTTTCCTAGGAGCAcggatttttcttcaatttctgacTGCAACTTTTCCATTTGATCTGACATATTATTTACTTGGCTAGAAAGCTCAAACACCTTTGCTTCGTAATGCTCTTTGATTGATTGGAGCTCCTCGAATGATTTTTGAAGCATCTTTTCCAGTAGCATTTTCTGTAGGCAGAGCTCATTAGCTTCGTTTAAAGCTTTAGTAGCCAACGTTTCACTCGCTTTGAGTGAGCATTCCATTTGCATGGATAGCCCTTTAAGTTCCTCCTGGAGCCGCTCTGCTGTAATAACATTTTGCCGTCTTGTTTTCCTCAAGGCTTCTTCAGCTCTTATTGCTCTCTGCTCTTGTTCGATTTTATCACGACTAAGGGTATCGAGATCAGCTTCAAATCCTTGAGCTTGCTGTTCTAGTTCTTGCTCCAGGTTACTGACTTGAGCTTCGAGCTCACTTATAGTAGCCAATGAATCAGAGAATTCTTTAGATTGATTTTTCAGCTCATTCTCCAAACTCACAATCTGTGCTTCAAGTTCGCTTACAGTTGCATAAGAAGTTGCACATTCATATTGCATTTTCAGTTGTTCCTGAAGCTCGCTTTGCTCAAGTTTGTATAACATGTCGTGATTTTCTTGCTTCAGTATCTCATTGTCGAGGGCAAGTTGCTCCATCTGCATCTCTAAGTCATCTCTTTCTCTCTTGTATATCTCGATTTCACCGTGCAAGTTCGTAACCTTTTGCTCCAGCATATACGTGTCCTTGACGTCGCTATGCTCTCTCACAAGCTGCTCTAGTGCTTTTTGCTCTTCGTCATCTTCATCCGTCATTTCATGCTTGGAGATAACATCCGGAAACCTTTCAGCGTCAAAAGATGTCGTTGATTTGTTGGAAAGGCTaacattttctttgtttttttgttcTAACATTTCATCTAGGTCACGCACAGCAAGAATTAACTCCGAATTCGATTCTTGCGTCTTTTGAAGTTGTATTTCTAGATTTGCATTAAGGTCCTTTTGATAACTCAATTCTTGCCTAAGTTCACTAACAAGAGTTTGAAGATCCCCTCTTTCATAGAGCAACTTGTCTTTGGATTTTGCCTCGTCTAAACGTCTTTGAGAGGTTTTAagtttatcacattcttc
This DNA window, taken from Nicotiana tabacum cultivar K326 chromosome 15, ASM71507v2, whole genome shotgun sequence, encodes the following:
- the LOC107788565 gene encoding uncharacterized protein LOC107788565 isoform X1, with product MFKSARWRSEKNKIKVVFKLQFHATQVAGDALMISVVPADVGKPTLKLEKAIVRDGSCYWDKAVFETVKLIQEPKSGKIHEKIYYFILGTGSSKAGVVGEASIDFSNHAEASKISSVALPLKNSKSGAVLHVSIQRIQDSADQSVVEEIENAKPDSDDRILRMQPRNDDVEASLNGNSTEDGLINKPILHDGVLNGNRRVSGESDITMYSSGSSSGLDTPRQIKTRTNISHQDHMNFPSSPNLALVPRNPSVDVSTTVYEENQQLDWLGGSALEVSTDGSSSTPREALQRLASQEVSDIVVATLQSELAAFARQVEVSDLELQTLRKQIVKECKRGQDLSKEVASLKKERDAFKEECDKLKTSQRRLDEAKSKDKLLYERGDLQTLVSELRQELSYQKDLNANLEIQLQKTQESNSELILAVRDLDEMLEQKNKENVSLSNKSTTSFDAERFPDVISKHEMTDEDDEEQKALEQLVREHSDVKDTYMLEQKVTNLHGEIEIYKRERDDLEMQMEQLALDNEILKQENHDMLYKLEQSELQEQLKMQYECATSYATVSELEAQIVSLENELKNQSKEFSDSLATISELEAQVSNLEQELEQQAQGFEADLDTLSRDKIEQEQRAIRAEEALRKTRRQNVITAERLQEELKGLSMQMECSLKASETLATKALNEANELCLQKMLLEKMLQKSFEELQSIKEHYEAKVFELSSQVNNMSDQMEKLQSEIEEKSVLLGKQEVLAEETEQHLSQKIISLKEEIENLLTENIILSQHEEHKNTLANELEKTRKSIEDMQLVIEQGHSERRELETRLALVEREAMDTVKELNSTRSLIDEKDTLIAELHLEVDILISECKEMKSSLFEDELEKEILRKQVSQLKDDLIEKENALNSLDEKLEDANDRFASLKEIIKLLEGQIKLKENALDSLSNSFTEKEKDLQDKIEELERRLEELRHSTERLGEQKSQKVVTEDLNLAITTCTEDENTCQTSSTESSNICSSDKEMENAASNTGNLEVLSKEMELLRERNKLMEVELKEMQGRYSEISLKFAEVEGERQKLVMRMRNIKSAKKSS
- the LOC107788565 gene encoding uncharacterized protein LOC107788565 isoform X2, whose protein sequence is MFKSARWRSEKNKIKVVFKLQFHATQVAGDALMISVVPADVGKPTLKLEKAIVRDGSCYWDKAVFETVKLIQEPKSGKIHEKIYYFILGTGSSKAGVVGEASIDFSNHAEASKISSVALPLKNSKSGAVLHVSIQRIQDSADQSVVEEIENAKPDSDDRILRMQPRNDDVEASLNGNSTEDGLINKPILHDGVLNGNRRVSGESDITMYSSGSSSGLDTPRQIKTRTNISHQDHMNFPSSPNLALVPRNPSVDVSTTVYEENQQLDWLGGSALEVSTDGSSSTPREALQRLASQEVSDIVVATLQSELAAFARQVEVSDLELQTLRKQIVKECKRGQDLSKEVASLKKERDAFKEECDKLKTSQRRLDEAKSKDKLLYERGDLQTLVSELRQELSYQKDLNANLEIQLQKTQESNSELILAVRDLDEMLEQKNKENVSLSNKSTTSFDAERFPDVISKHEMTDEDDEEQKALEQLVREHSDVKDTYMLEQKVTNLHGEIEIYKRERDDLEMQMEQLALDNEILKQENHDMLYKLEQSELQEQLKMQYECATSYATVSELEAQIVSLENELKNQSKEFSDSLATISELEAQVSNLEQELEQQAQGFEADLDTLSRDKIEQEQRAIRAEEALRKTRRQNVITAERLQEELKGLSMQMECSLKASETLATKALNEANELCLQKMLLEKMLQKSFEELQSIKEHYEAKVFELSSQVNNMSDQMEKLQSEIEEKSVLLGKQEVLAEETEQHLSQKIISLKEEIENLLTENIILSQHEEHKNTLANELEKTRKSIEDMQLVIEQGHSERRELETRLALVEREAMDTVKELNSTRSLIDEKDTLIAELHLEVDILISECKEMKSSLFEDELEKEILRKQVSQLKDDLIEKENALNSLDEKLEDANDRFASLKEIIKLLEGQIKLKENALDSLSNSFTEKEKDLQDKIEELERRLEELRHSTERLGEQKSQKVVTEDLNLAITTCTEDENTCQTSSTESNICSSDKEMENAASNTGNLEVLSKEMELLRERNKLMEVELKEMQGRYSEISLKFAEVEGERQKLVMRMRNIKSAKKSS